TTGAACAGGCCGAGGAAGAGATTCGAGGTGAATATGTAGCCGAACAATCCGAGCAAACTGAATCCACCCACTGCCGAGATCATCGCTTCCAATCCCACTCGTACGCCGATCCACAAACCCACGATCGTGAGCGCGATCGCCAGGACAAAATTCACCAGGGGTCCTGCGATGGCAATGACGAACTCTTGAATCGGTTTCTCTGGGATGCGCGCCAGTTGAGCTACACCACCGATCGGCAGCAGTACGATTTGTTTCACAGCCACGCCGTAATGCTGGGCCGCCAGGCTGTGTCCGAGTTCGTGCATGACAACGATGATGAAAAGAAGCAGCGTGGCCAGTACGCCGAAAGCTGCTCCACTCGTCCCGCCGCTGGATGACAGCCCAAATTGAAGCGCCGACCATATCAGGATTAATGGGAAGGTCACGTGTACGCGGATGTCGATACCGCGTACGCTGAAAAGCTTGAACGAATTCCCCATTCCAACCTCCTCTGAGGAATAATGCTCATTTCGATTCTATCAAAATAAGCACCAAAAAATCTGTTAATGAAACCGGAATCACGGGAACAGGCAGAGTCCGGCCAGCAGATGGTTTGATACTACGGCCAGACCTGGTAGAAATCTTGAGGGAGAACGGGACTGTTCGGGTCGGTATATCCTGCATCGAATATGGAAGTCGCCAGTTCGACGCCCACGAAACGGAGATGCCACGGCTCGTAGATGTATGCCGTGACGAGCGGCATGAAACGGTTGGAATACGGCCACACATCGCCGCGTTTGTAGGGATAACTGAGAACGAATCCGAATCGGTGCGCGTTTTCTTCCAACCAGGCATACAAAAGGTCGTTGCGAGGATCGCTGGCACCCATGACCACACCCGGCCAGACGACGTCGAACGCCGTACCCAGCTGATGCTCGCTGTGCCCGGGCAGCGCAGAGAACAAGCTCACATCTGATCCAGGCTCCGCATTTTCACGCGTATACACTTCCGCCTGGTAGGTAAAACTGCGGTACCCCGAATTAACCTCGATCGTTATCCCCTGCTCGTCTGCCGCTTCTTGAAGTTCTTCGATGGCACGAACGGCCTGGGCATTCAATCCCGGATTGTATCCCGGCGGCAGGCCGTTCTCGGAATCGATCAGCACATCCAACGGCGGACCCAGAAGCAGTTCGATTACGACGTAGAACATCACGAACAACGGCAACGGAAACGCTCTCCCAAACGGAATCCTGGTTCATACAGACGAGCTAATTATCTATCATGGATTTTAGAAGATTCTAATCAGAACTGCAAAGCACAGTGATACCTCCGGGAGTATTTCGATTGAAGCCCACCTTCTTCTAAAAAGAGGAGCACCCTTTGGCCAGACGAAACGTCACTGCCCATCGCGGTGTGGGATTGCAACGTACATGCTTCCGGCGCTTCGCCGTCCGGATGGGCCAGGTTTGTACACGGTCAGGATTAGAGGAACCTCGGAGTCCTGGTCTGGTATTCTGCGTATTCTTCTCCATACCGCGCTGCGAGCCACGGCTCCTCG
This genomic stretch from Anaerolineales bacterium harbors:
- a CDS encoding M15 family metallopeptidase — encoded protein: MPLFVMFYVVIELLLGPPLDVLIDSENGLPPGYNPGLNAQAVRAIEELQEAADEQGITIEVNSGYRSFTYQAEVYTRENAEPGSDVSLFSALPGHSEHQLGTAFDVVWPGVVMGASDPRNDLLYAWLEENAHRFGFVLSYPYKRGDVWPYSNRFMPLVTAYIYEPWHLRFVGVELATSIFDAGYTDPNSPVLPQDFYQVWP